The genomic interval CCTCCCTTTCGGCAGTGGCCTCTGTTAGCTGTGTATCCTCGTAGTAACTGTACAAGTCCTCTGCATTTTCATCGAAATCGATTATACAATTCTGATAGATCTGATCCATCAGGTTTATATTTCTGATGTTCATTTCTGAATTGATTTCTACCTTCCTGATTATAGAACTATAGATGACAGATGGAAATTCGGCAGGAAGTATTTTGGCTAACTTCATTTGCAAAAACAATGCTATTGAAATTATTCCATCAACAGAAGTTTCCTCCTGATCAAATACCTCCAATAGATATATACTCAGGGCATTAAAAAGCGAGAAGAATCTTTTGCGCAGCAACATTTGTTTGCTTTGAGAATCATGCGTATCGTTAACCGTGTTGTTCGCATAATTAATCCACAAGCATTCACCCGGTGTGGTTATACTGGATGGATTTTCAGATGGGAACTGAAGTAAATAATCATTCAGTTCTATAGAAAAATCATTATAAATATTTCCGAACTGAGGATCATTTGGGTAAGCGAAAAATTTGATATGATCTCCTTTATCAAAAGAAAAAAAGAAAAATAAATTCTTTTCCAGGCTTATTAAATCATTTCTTTTAATAAATGGGGAAATTAAGTTTCTCAAAAGTCTGTGCCAGTCACCTGATGCATAAAATAGCTTATTGAAATATACAGTTGAATTCATCTTAAATTATGTAGTTAATTCATTTTTACAGTTAATCCTATTCCAAATCCATTGAGATTACGCTCATCCACGGCAGAAATAGTTGTATTATAAAATTTTTCCCGGTTCTCTAGTTCAGTACGCAACAACATAATATCATTGCGAAGATTTTGATCAGTAATCTTATAAAAATTCATTTGCTCACCAGAAATACTGCTTATAGAAGTTGAAGCGGACAGGTTGATTATCAAATGATCCAATCCTGAATACTGAGATCCATCTCCATTACTGGCCGGTCGCCATGTACCTTTTTCCCAGCTCTTCTCAAGATTAATCTTGTTGGTTATGGTGTCTGTAGTTTCCATAGTCCCCGGAACACATTCACTATCTATCACTGTTCCTCTTTCATATTTAGAATCTTTGTAGAGCAATAAGATTTCAGCTTTCCAAGGTTCTAAATAGGATACATAAATTTCCAAAAGCATCTTCCCAATATATTCTTTCGCAAATCGCTCATCATGTCCGTGATAAATGGCATCCAGATATCTGTAATCAGTAATGAAGTTATGACTGAGCCCATTTAAGAACAGATATTGATAGAGCTCAAGATCTTCAAATCCATATCCCTTAAAAGATTCATTATAACCCCTGAAACTATAGAAGTCGCTACTTCTTATACACAATCGTCCTATCACATCCCGCCTTTCAAAATTAGGAGTCAAAAATATCTTTTCCTGTTCTGAAAATTGTTGATTCACGAAGGCAGCGAAATCAGGGCCAATATAATTGTCTGCATCTACCCTGCATAAAATATCGCCGGTAGCCAGTTTAAACGACATATTTGCAGAATGGCTCCGGTTGAAAAAATCTGGCTCAGTTGTCCGGTAATATTTTAGTATTCCTGATTCCACATAAGAGGCCATTTCATCCATCACCCATTGTTGAAGTCCATCTGAAGAATTATAATCCAGCAGAATAAATTCTAAAGCCGGATATTTTTCATTGTCTTTAATGTTTTTTTCCAGGGTCAGTTTAACGTGGTGTAAACGGTCCATTGCTACTGTACAGAAGGAAATTTTATGATAATCAGGCATAAATAAGATACATTAATAATAAATCAGTTTTCTATATTTGTTAAGAATGCTCTGTCCCAGGGATATGCGATACCATCTCTGGAAGAAAGAAGACACAATAAGATGCCCGAAAGCCCTTGTAAGATATCAGCGCTGCCAAGTTTGATTTTTCCTGAACCCTGATCGTTCTGAACTTTAAAAAAACCAGTTTCGCTTACTTTAAAGTCGAGATCTTTACTGGAAATGCTCTCCCAGTATCTCATTTGCTTCTGAAATACAGGATCACCTGTTGCTTTAAATACGCGATTGTACATATGCATCGTTCCAAGATAACCATGACAGAGACCATGTTCATCCAGTAGTGCCATGTGTCCGGTTCTACCAAGAGTCATGCAGGCAATTTCCTTCCCCTTCTCTATCCAGGCTTTATTTCCACAATACTGACCCGCTTTTAGGATCGCGATTGCCACTCCCAAATCCCCATAGCACCAACCCAAACGACTTGGCTCTGGTTCCCCGATTCCATTTTTATTCGTTTTCACCCGGGCTGGAAAGCAATAATCATGACCGGTTACTTGTCTGCTGATTATAAAATTTATGGCACCATGAATTTTTTCAGCACATTCTTTTCTGTAGAAGTTTAATCTGTAACACTCCGAAAGAATAGAAATAATTCCAGGAATACCATGCGCCAGCCCTAGATTATAAATTTCAGGCGAATATTCCAATTGATTGCTTTGAACATTCATGTCATAAGTGCCCCAATAGAATTTGTCACCATCAACACAAATTGCAGCATCAAGCAGGTGCCTGATCATGTGTTTTGTGTTTTTTTGTGAGGGGTTGAAATGCAGCAGATAGGTTAAGATTCCACCTGCGCCACGCATTAAATCGAATTCATTAATGTTTAGATAGTGATCTGCAGAATTAACAATTAATCTGTCAAGTGATTTTAACCATGATTCAGGTATTGCATTTCGATAGTCGAGATGGCCTGCCGTCCTGATTGAATAGCATATTCCGGCCAAACCAAAAAATAGTGAATACTGCATCGGTTTGCTTTCTATATCGTCAAGATTATTCTGAATTAAAAATTTGATCTTTTCAGCAATATGTTTTTCCTGATCTGCAGAGGAGTGAAATGCATTATAATAAGAAAGCGCGACTATGGCTCCTGATCTGCCGTTAATAAAAGAATGATCCATATCTTTTACCTGTTGCATTAACTGCTGTTCAATCTTGTAAATAACTTTGTGATTATTTTTCATACTAGCGATGGCTGCTATCGGATGGCAAATCCATTTATTTATTCAAATTTTAAAATCAGTTTTTTGGAATCTGAATAGAAATAGGTTTTCAGACAATTGTTATAAGCGATCGGTGCACCCATCGCTTTGAGTTCTTTAATCTCCTTTAAAAGTTTGCTTCTGCTGATTCCTAATTTTTCAGAAAATTCAGCCGGAGTTCCAGTAGCCTTTCTGCTCACATAGTAATCAATAGTTACAAGTCTGTCGATGTACTTAACAATACTCATTCGGTAAATATTTGGTTTTGTTTTATTGTTAACAAATATTATAAATATTAATCATTTCAACAAATTTTTTGTTGAAATATGATATAAATAATTAATTAAATAATTTTTACTGAACTATTAATGATAATATAAAAACTAATATGATAATATAAAAATTAAGCTCTTCACTATAAGATGATTATATATTTTATAATAGAGGAAAACACGCAATAATTATATGCTAAAGCGTTTTTTAAAAAATATTAACGTGAGTTTAAACCAACATGTATAAACGAAAAATTATATCTTTTGTCATTAATAAAAATTAATTATTTTGTAATTGAATTTGATAATGTGGTACGGAAAACAGCAAATATTTATATATATGACGCTAACATTTTGATGGTTAATCTCAATAAATGGTCGTTATTTCAGGATAATATGGAGAGTCTGGCAATCGCTCAGAGGAGAATTATCAGCTCGCTGTTTTTATCTACCAGAACCGCCGTTGTTTTCTCCGTGTTTTCAACAGGCAGACTATCAATGCTCCTGCGATTAAAATACTGGATGATATATTTTCAGGAGATCCGACTCATTCTTTAGGAATTAGATATTCAGTGTATTGTGCAGCCCAGATTGCTTATTAAGACCCACTTCTGATAGCCATGCAAGATCAAATCATTCCCTGGCTATTGGGTTATCCATTTAATAATGTAAACGCAAAAATCTGTGATTGCTGGAAAGTAAAAGGTACATGCCCAACGCACAAATTATCCAGATCCATAACAGAGCACATGGAGCTGGATTTGGAGCTAACGGATTTGATTACCTGGAAGAATTTATGACCGATCCCTTCAAAAAACTAAAATCCAGAAGTAATAATGTTATCATTCTATAGGGTGTGAACTAAAATATTGTAAAACTTTCCCATTTAAATAAAACGAGTGTCTTATAAAGATTATTTTCATTTATTATACCAATCTGCTCATCTCGAACTGTGCCGTTTTTTCAAGAAGCCCTACACTTTTTAAGAATTCCAATGTGGAAACAGCCTGATGATCTACATTATAAACATATACTTCCTGCTGCTCAACAACCTCATTGATATAAGAAAACAGCTCATTACCAATTCCCTGACCCCGGTAAGCTGCGGCAACGGCAAACTGATTTATTTTTCTTGATACCGGATTAAATATGGCATAGCCCACCAATAAATCATTTATATAGGCTCCTGCCACGTGACAGTGTTCTTTAGTATTTTCCAGGCTTTGAACAGCATTTTGCCAGGAAGGAACCGTATCCCAAAAAGCAATAAATTCAGACCAGTTAAAGCTTTCAATTTCTTTCAACGTGGTGACCCGGTTGTGTTTTATAACAGAAAGCTTCCCTGAGTAGCAGTTCAGTTTTCGAACAACTGTGTACCCCATTTTCTCATACGCTTTTATGGCAGAATGGTTTCCTGTAATCACTTCCAGAACCATCTTTTTCACTTGTAGTTTTTTTAATTCAGGTAGTAAATGAGCATACATTTCACGCACCAATCCCTTCCCCCGGTAGTCTGGAATTACTCCTGTAGCAGCATTGTATACTATTAATCCCTGTTCGCTTTCCCGTAATCCATGGAGCATAATACCAACCATTTGACCTTCATCAAATACGCCTCTGGTTAATTCAAGTTTCACATCCTCTGCAACAATTTTAGATTTCAATTTTTCCAGATTTAACTGCATTGGTACGATATAATCTGAAAATGATAAATTAATAACCGACACCAATTTCTCCAGATCGATATTTTCTAAATTCCTTATTTCCATATTTATTAACGCCACATTGGTATATATTCGTCCAATATATAATTTTTACCTTTAACGCTAAAAACATATTAAATTAGTTACAAATTGCAGCATAAGTTTAATTAGCTAACTGCTTCATATACATTACAATTGAAGACCAGTGGCAATCCTGCCAATCTGTAAACATATGAAAGAGTAATCCAACTGCAATTATCCTGGTTTTAGGAAATAGCAATAGTATAAAATAAAATGCAATTGCATAATAAGAATGCAATGGATGGTAACCAATACTACATCTTCCCGGATCAAAAATTGGTGTAGCTAACAGATGATCTGCGTCTATGATCATAGTGCTGATCATGATGAGCCATGCCCGCTTCCACTGCTTTCTAAAAAACAAATATGCGATAGCTCCTGGCATTAAAAAGTGGAAACTATAATGAACAACGGGCTGTAATACCCTAATAAAATCAGCGGACATATTGCTCAATAAAAGATTTTCTGGTCATCATATGCAAATACGGATAATCTTCAGATAGCTGCCTGCGTTGCTTCAGCTGATAAATAAAATGCCCTCCCAGGTCAACAATGATTGGATTTTTGGCTTGATACCACACCCGGTGCGGATGTTTCCAGCAAAACGAATAATAGTAAGAAGTAAGCGGAAGCTTTCTCAGTTCCGGATGTTGAAAATTCAATACCCTCGGCCTGCCCTGAAGAAAATCAGACTTTCTTATCATTGACAGATGGGCGGTATTGCAGAAATCATAATCAGCAATTCTGGGATCATCTACATCCGGCAGACTTTTCAATACCCGGAAACCCTTAAACTTTTTCCCATTCAAAATCCAGATCAGCTTAGGATAAAAGGCCTCCCTGCTTTTTAATTCCTCCAGGCAAATAGGAGAATTCTGAAATTCAAGGGTAGTACCACAAGGAGTATGTACATCTGCACGGTGAAGCTCTCCTAATGTCACATCAGAAAAACTTACCTCCCTGAATCCCGGCGGAAAAGCTGCTTTCCAATTGCGATGCCACTCAGTTTCGCCATGATAATTCCTGAAAGCCTTCTCTGTTTTGATAGAAGACTCTATGTTGTCCATGAATATAGAAGAATCAGGTTCCATATGATAAACTGCATGAATCTGGTGGCAGCACACAAATCTATACTAATATTTTTAGTGAAGCAAGATATTGAAAAAATTGTCAGTTTATTGCTTTGTTTGAAGACCCGGCCATCAGCAGGATTTTTATTTATAAAGTTCTTTAATCACCTCATCAAGATCTGTTGCACTTTGAACGATCATCTTTGCGGCATCCTGCATATCATTAATCTCTGTACTCCCCTGAATTAATTTTCCCAAACCCATTAAATTTGCAACATGCCGTCTTACAGAGTGAGAGTGACTTATTTTTACCTGTTGGAGCTCACCAGTAATTTTCATCAGTTCTGTGATATCATGGCCAATACAATAAATACCCGCAGGCGCACCATTATCATCAAACATAGCCTTATACTCCCACCTTGTAATTATAAAGCCACCTCGTCCATCATACTTACGAATAGTTGCCGGAAACATTGAATCTGGATGCTTAAAAGCCATTTGCGAAACTATTTCACATGTTTCCTGGTCATCAGGATGCATCGTAATTGCGTAATGGCGGCCTACAAGATCTCCATGAACAGGCTTGAAAATATCTGCATAATGTTTATTTATATACACATAGTTAGAATTCATATCTACCGCTATAAGGTAGTAGGTTACTGAATGTCCCAGCAGAGTTTTAACAGCTTCAAATATTTGTGTTCCGGTCATAGAAATATTAATAAAAAACAGTTATTTACCTATGTTTTGATTTAATACACTAACATCTTACATCTTTCCTAATGAACTATTCTTGTTTTTCAAAGCGCTCATTACTATAAATACCAATATAATTGCTGAGATAATATAACAAGTAATCACTACAGATTGGCTGCCATTGGCATTATTATTTGATACTGAAATGGCCATTAGTGCCCAGATGCCAACTGAACCATATTCGCGAAGATTTCTATTTATAATCATGAATATATTAATGAGACCTGC from Pedobacter sp. WC2423 carries:
- a CDS encoding competence protein codes for the protein MEPDSSIFMDNIESSIKTEKAFRNYHGETEWHRNWKAAFPPGFREVSFSDVTLGELHRADVHTPCGTTLEFQNSPICLEELKSREAFYPKLIWILNGKKFKGFRVLKSLPDVDDPRIADYDFCNTAHLSMIRKSDFLQGRPRVLNFQHPELRKLPLTSYYYSFCWKHPHRVWYQAKNPIIVDLGGHFIYQLKQRRQLSEDYPYLHMMTRKSFIEQYVR
- a CDS encoding glycosyltransferase family 2 protein — protein: MPDYHKISFCTVAMDRLHHVKLTLEKNIKDNEKYPALEFILLDYNSSDGLQQWVMDEMASYVESGILKYYRTTEPDFFNRSHSANMSFKLATGDILCRVDADNYIGPDFAAFVNQQFSEQEKIFLTPNFERRDVIGRLCIRSSDFYSFRGYNESFKGYGFEDLELYQYLFLNGLSHNFITDYRYLDAIYHGHDERFAKEYIGKMLLEIYVSYLEPWKAEILLLYKDSKYERGTVIDSECVPGTMETTDTITNKINLEKSWEKGTWRPASNGDGSQYSGLDHLIINLSASTSISSISGEQMNFYKITDQNLRNDIMLLRTELENREKFYNTTISAVDERNLNGFGIGLTVKMN
- a CDS encoding lanthionine synthetase C family protein; this encodes MKNNHKVIYKIEQQLMQQVKDMDHSFINGRSGAIVALSYYNAFHSSADQEKHIAEKIKFLIQNNLDDIESKPMQYSLFFGLAGICYSIRTAGHLDYRNAIPESWLKSLDRLIVNSADHYLNINEFDLMRGAGGILTYLLHFNPSQKNTKHMIRHLLDAAICVDGDKFYWGTYDMNVQSNQLEYSPEIYNLGLAHGIPGIISILSECYRLNFYRKECAEKIHGAINFIISRQVTGHDYCFPARVKTNKNGIGEPEPSRLGWCYGDLGVAIAILKAGQYCGNKAWIEKGKEIACMTLGRTGHMALLDEHGLCHGYLGTMHMYNRVFKATGDPVFQKQMRYWESISSKDLDFKVSETGFFKVQNDQGSGKIKLGSADILQGLSGILLCLLSSRDGIAYPWDRAFLTNIEN
- a CDS encoding PAS domain-containing protein, giving the protein MTGTQIFEAVKTLLGHSVTYYLIAVDMNSNYVYINKHYADIFKPVHGDLVGRHYAITMHPDDQETCEIVSQMAFKHPDSMFPATIRKYDGRGGFIITRWEYKAMFDDNGAPAGIYCIGHDITELMKITGELQQVKISHSHSVRRHVANLMGLGKLIQGSTEINDMQDAAKMIVQSATDLDEVIKELYK
- a CDS encoding HTH domain-containing protein, giving the protein MSIVKYIDRLVTIDYYVSRKATGTPAEFSEKLGISRSKLLKEIKELKAMGAPIAYNNCLKTYFYSDSKKLILKFE
- a CDS encoding DUF6122 family protein, giving the protein MSADFIRVLQPVVHYSFHFLMPGAIAYLFFRKQWKRAWLIMISTMIIDADHLLATPIFDPGRCSIGYHPLHSYYAIAFYFILLLFPKTRIIAVGLLFHMFTDWQDCHWSSIVMYMKQLAN
- a CDS encoding GNAT family N-acetyltransferase, whose amino-acid sequence is MEIRNLENIDLEKLVSVINLSFSDYIVPMQLNLEKLKSKIVAEDVKLELTRGVFDEGQMVGIMLHGLRESEQGLIVYNAATGVIPDYRGKGLVREMYAHLLPELKKLQVKKMVLEVITGNHSAIKAYEKMGYTVVRKLNCYSGKLSVIKHNRVTTLKEIESFNWSEFIAFWDTVPSWQNAVQSLENTKEHCHVAGAYINDLLVGYAIFNPVSRKINQFAVAAAYRGQGIGNELFSYINEVVEQQEVYVYNVDHQAVSTLEFLKSVGLLEKTAQFEMSRLV